The Heliangelus exortis chromosome Z, bHelExo1.hap1, whole genome shotgun sequence genomic sequence ATTTGCAAATGTTGCAGGAAGTATTCATATCAAGtttaataaaatgtttccttGACTAGAAATACAAGAGTTAACTCACTAATAAATAACTTATAAAAAATAGTCCGAGAAATATTTTGGACTTAAATCACCCAGTAACAGCCTCTGCTGGCCTAAGTGCAGACTCTCTTGCTCATTCAAATTACACATTAAACAGTGGTTACAGAACAGGCAGTGACAGTGATTAACGTAAGGCTATGCTATCACTAGCTATCTACATGCCTGTCTTAGGTGCCTATCTCTCCACTCAGTGATACCACAGGCTACTGTTTAGTGAGAGTTGGGTATCTTTTCTACTAAGTATTTGTGGTGTGGGTACTGTGCATCAAAGCTATGAAAGCTGGGAGTGCACCTCTACCAAGAATTACAATGCAATACCAGATTTTATACTTCAAAGAATGTGCACAAACAAGCTAAATCGTAGGTAAACATAAGCAACATACACCAATAAATTAAACTTACTTGAATATATTCAATCTCTTCATTTGACATAagtttccttctgtatttttgaGGTAAGATTCTTGCTAATTCAGCAGTATCTGGTGTGCCTTGTACTCTAGTAACAGGTGAAGTCTGAAAGGCCAGTGAGCTGCCTTCCCCGGGCCCCTGGGCTTTGGAAGCACTGAAAGATGGCACACTTGCTTGTAGAGACTCCTGTACTGAAACCCAGATTGCAAAACCTTTTACAGAAATGTGAACAATGTAACAACACAGTAATGTAAAAAGACTGTAAATTTAATGAGCAGCCAACTCAAGTTACCAGTTACTAATAATATTCTTCACTACAACTACTACTTAAAAGCATTAAGACAATCTTCTTACAGCctgctttttattattgttaaatATACCAAGAacccagtgaaaaaaatctgagaataAGAGAAAGCACGTCTGAGAGGAAGAAACACTGATGTGGAAACAGAAGATCCATCAGCATATATTGTAGCAAAGGGTTTCTCACGGAAAGCCCTACTTGCAGAAAAGCTAACAGTATCACAAATGTGTGTGTAGAGGCCAttatgtagaaagaaaattaatgcaagTAACTGGGATCCACTGAGATGATGCTTTTTGTTTACTGCCACTGTACcacaaacaagtgaaaaaaaggcagaagctCCCAGAAAGATAAAGCTCACAACTATAACTCTGATGTACTGCAACATGAAATGCAGTGTTGTacctatttttattattaccaAATGGCACCTTATCAAATTTTGTTAGTGATGTGCAGAATGATCACCAAAAGCTGGGCATGAGCAACCAATGTTAATGAATGCAGAGACCAAGAAGTGCATGAAGTACTGTACAGATGTGACCCAGGAGCTTAAGGAATTCACACTACAGAGGATGCCCTGAGTTTGAAGATGagagaacaacagaaaaaagggCAGCATTGTCAAACTCAGCATTCTTAGCTGTAGGTCTGTCCCACCATGTCTGACTTCACAATGGCAGTACACCACTACCTGCTCAGGCAGGATGGAATCTCACAGCATTACGTCTACTTTGTAAGCACCCAGACCTCTCCACGTAAGGTTAAAGCACCTGATAAGCAGAATGCTTATCATAAGGGTTATCATTCAGGAAAAGCCACCTCTGTTCAGAATTTCTGTCAGAAGACTGCATGTGCAAGTCACAAGTTGGTAAGGGGTTTAGGAACAATGGCATGTCCCAGacagagaaaggcagaagaCAGCCCATCAGGAGCATAATTCTGCACAGGGGGCATGCCATtaagctgaaattttaaaatttaagagcAGAAGCAAAGGCAACAGAAGATGGAAATGGAAGAACACCCTGTTTGTCATCTTTCTAAGAACAGATGAAATAGTTTTGGCTGTTAATGACTatgaagtgtttttctttcaagaaacaACACGCCTTGTCTATGATAAAAACACGCACCACGGTAGCGTCTAAAGATTTGCCAAGGATTTTCCTGTATTGTGTGCTTCAAAGTTTGAACAGTACTTTAAGTATATGAATTAgccaaataaaaatagaagaagTCAAAACTCAAAAGTTCTGGGCTTAACACCACTGTTGCCTTAGCTCAGATGACATTTATCCCTTCCATGTTTGAGACCATCATATTGTGGTAGTAACACAGTAGTTTGGTACATGGAAACAGCATTCAAATAAGATGAGGCAGACTGTAATTTACTAATGAGATGACAGAATCTGATTAAGGTAGAAAAGTCTAACTTACACAGTCACAAAAATCTTCAGATGCAAAGATAAACTAAAGCTAAGCAACACACTTTCAAGCCTTTGAGAAAGCAGCTCACTAGCATGAGGGACAGTACATCTGGCTGAACTGTGCAAAATATACAGAATTCTGTCAACAAGTTGttgcagaaaataattcctgaaGAGTTCACAGGTAAAGCAGAAGTGTCACTCATGCATTCTGTGTACTTTGTAATGTCTGaataaattaaacataaaaCCAAATCACAAATATGGTAATGCTGTGGGCTGGTCACAACTGGATGTTGGTCACTTCTCTCCAGGAACAAGAGACAGAGCAAGAAGAAAttgcctcaagttgtgccattGGAGGTTAAGATTGGatgcaaggaaaaaattctttatggaAAGGTAGttgggcactggaacaggctgcccagagaactGGTGGTGGtgtcatccctggaggtatttaaaaaaagagacaataAGTGCTTAGGCATATGGGTTTAGTGGTAGACTAGGTAAAAGGTTAGGTTAAAGGTAAAACATTTCCATTCTATTCTAGTCTAGtctatttataaatatataacttCCATGTGTAAACATAACAGTACTGGGAATGCTGTAAACATCAACATAGCTGTATGCATAAATATTAATATCAAAGACTgcaatgaaattatttttttcccagcattaTCTATTAGCGTAAGAAAATACCTCTTAAAATGTACAGTGGGGTGGCTCTCCCAGCTATAATCAGGGTTTTCAGTACCACAGACATCACACAGTaagaaaaggtgagaaaaatgCAACATCCTTTTTTCAAATATCACTGAATACCGGAGCTGCTTCAAGCAGACTTGGCCACAATCCTCTCAGGCAAATAATAGTATGCGTAAAACTAGGACTCTACAAATAAAAAGTCTTTGCATATGCCCACAGTTCTACTGAGTCTGAAGAGGAAGTCAAAGATGCCTTCAGATGAAAACAACCAGAAACCCTGCTCAGAATCATTTGAGTCACAtagctgaagcagaaaaaaatgtgtgctgGTTCTTATATAACAGTTAATGTAAGGAAACGTGGTGCAAGTTGGATACAGAGATTAAGTAACTTACTTTTAGGCCTGGGACTACTTTTTCTGTCCGGGAACTTAATTAATGGAGTATGTGGCTTGACTACCTAGAACAAGACatggaagcagaagaaacagagagagtAAAATGTGTTCCTAGATACACATTACTTTGTCAATATTAAAACGTTATATGTAACATATGAAACAACCAGTTCTATATCACTTTCTGTACCAACATTCTGATACTCTGATACTTATTAATATTCTCTGTTCACCCCACAGAGAAATGTCACCTATAAAGGCCAAAGAAATTCCACCATCTCCAccctgagcaggaaaaaaaagcattcttcCTTCTTTCACATCAATCCCTGTGTGCCAATGTACGGAAACAGCCACCACAGTTGCATAAATACAATTACCAAGTTTCAGCACGTGTAATTGCTAGCTGTGCTCTGCCTGTACACATGTGTTCAGGAAGTTGGACGGGACTGACGCgttctattttaaaaacacctcTAAATTAAAAACCTTCCCAGCTGAAGCCGAGTTTATTTCCGAGTCTTTCTTTTGAGAAAGACTCCGGGTCTCACCTTCACCTTGAGGAAGGGTGGATTTAGAAAGGCTGCCGAGCGCCCTCCCCTATGAACAACGCAAAAAAACGCTGCGGGCTGACCAGCAGCATCCTTCGCTACCACACCTCCGGGCACGGCCATCAAGCGACCGGCGGCACCGAACGGGCCCCGCCGTATACCTCTTCCCCCACCCCAAGGACACCGATCCCCCCGGCGCCGCCCCAGGCCCCGGCGACCAAACGCAAGGCCAAGCCCACGGCCATAAACCAGACTCCTGACTACAGCCGATCCTCACTGCCCCTCAGCCCGCGGGCCTAGCGCCGTTACCTGAACGACCCTGGCGGCCGCCGCCATCTTACTGCCCATGGTGACCCCCGTGCCGCGCCTCGCCCCGCCCCGTCCCGCTCGCCTACGGGGAGCGCCGGGCCACGCCCCCGCAGCCGTGACCGCGCCTCCCGCCGTGACCGCGCTCCACGCCGCCGTGACCGCGACCGCCGTGACCGCGGCCCCCGTGACCGCGCCCGCTGGGGGCGCTGAAAAGAGGGACACAGCGAGGCGGGGCTTcgaaataattggaaaaaacaacaacaacaaaaccgCAAGGCAAAAACCGCAAGCCAGTTTTACTTTTATTCGACCTGCTTACCGATTACAATATTTCAAAAAGTGACGCGTGAGCGTTTGGTCGGTGTTCTTCAAAAGTAAATCAAACGTACAACTATCAGTCTAGGAACACAGATGAGCCCTGCCTAAGCTGCGCAATCGATAGCAAAAAGTCGTCTCTCCTGCATTTTCCCTGCGTCTTCCCTAGAAGCGTTATTTTGCTACATGGGTATCTACAGGCTGTACCTACTGTATCTATCTGATGGGTGCTCCACTACAATAACAGGCCCATAGCACAGTCACAAATCACTATTAAAAGTAAAGGTATAACCTGCTCAGTGTTTAAAGTTATACATAATgctttaaaatgggaaaaaataatacaaaaaccCTAAGAGTGACTTCAGTAAATTTTGCCGTTTGGGCTTTCCAACAGGAGCCAAAAGCATCATGCACCCACCTTGtgtgagctctgcagcctgctggTGCCCAGGAAAAGAATGGCAGAGCCGTGGTGAAAGCCAACTTTTAtgtaaaatttcaaaatgtaaaaacTATTCTTCCTATTTGTGTTATTGCTGACTTCCAGAGTGAAACAAGCCTTCTGGCCAGGATAGCTATCAAGTGGCTCGTTGGGCAGCTACACTGCTTGCCCAAACATTTGTTGTATACCAGGAATTAGATTTCACTTCAAAGTGTTATGTGGCCATGTTGCTAGTCTAGAGAGTGCCACATCTTCACATAATGATTTCACAGTGCATATTAATCTATTAAGTTTGTCTATGTATAAAATTAAACACCATTTCTTCCAGCTcacagaaagacatttttttcaagctttagAACAATTGCTCTTAAAGATGGATCTTCTGCCCAGTTCACTCTGCTTCCAATTATGATACTCTATAAGAAAGAAAGATTATTAGTTAAAAAAAGTCCTTCAAAGGGATTATTCCTAGTAAATCTCTCAGAAGctgtctgttttttaatttggaagCCCATGACATTCACAGTACTGTTTGTAGTGGaacagagggggaagaggaaagatCAGCTTAGATCCTATTCAAAATAcactggcaaaaaaagaaatagcagtGCTTTGAATTCCCTAGAGCTGCTTGCACACCATTCTTATTTTAAACATAGGaatttggaggattttttttaaaatcacatgaAATAAAGTTTGCCTCAAACACAAGATACTTCAGTTAACATTTTCACCCTGCCATTCttatttgaaaattgaaataatcAAATCTAACCAGATATGCTCTATTTACAGCTTGGAagatttcaggaaaacaaaagcaaaagataaTTCTCGAAATCTAATCTAAAACCCCCTAGAAAGTTGAATTTCTTGTTCTCATTTTGAGACAAAACATTGTTACCAATGCAAACCACAAGGTGAAAAAGCATGCAAATACAGATACCCGTGGCTCTCTTTCTGTCCTTGAAATTTTTAGCATCCAAATTTACAGCATTgttatatctttttttcctcctgaagtCCTCCAAGATTATCTCTCTTTTCCCCAGTctgaatgttttaaataaattttgtgCGTGCTCTACTGGGATTTCATAGCCTTTTTGCAGACAAACTCAAAGGCACTGCAATTGCAATTTACAGCCCACTGTGTCTCTAATCTTTGTACATGAGTGGCCAGGTAAGGGAGGATCTGCGTGGCCAGGTGAGGGAAGCCAACACATGTCACCAAGTGAGAGACAGAGAACCAGAGTACAGCAGTGCCTGTGACCTTGAGTAGAGCCCCTCTCATCACAGGATGCTGCAGGAACCCCTTCCACCCAATCCCAAATCAGGTTTTCCTCCTCACTTTGCCCAGTCCCACACTCCAGATGACCTGCCAGTCAGATGCACAGACACAGACTAGTCAGCAGCATCTGATATGCAGGTAACCAAAAGGTTGAAGGTTACATCACTTAAAGTATCTGGAGATTGGCTGTGGCTGCAGGCCAAGGCTCTGTATGACAAGGTAGAGTGACACATGGTCAGAAGGGGCAGAGTGAGAAGCAGCAGTCTGGCTCCCTGGTATCATGGGATTAAGACcgttttatttttcccaatcATAAGCTGGGGAAACTGATCTGGGGGCTGTAGGGGTGACTCTccaaataacaaaataaagctgctgctttatttttataatttataattttataatttataatgtTATTTATATGTGACAGATATCctgcaaagaaatttttttttttttgtacctttgaacaaacaaaagaataaattgGTAAGACTGCCTCTGACTGTGTACATCATTATTTCAAAGAAGTTTGTGACAATTTCATGTATTTAGtctttaaagcaaaaaagttttcctttcacACAGCAGTTTTTCCATTACCATCACTACTTAATAGTTCTAAGATAAcacagttttttgtttgatgttaAACTTACCATACACTATGTTATCTTGACTATAATGCAAAACTTCAAACTTGCTTCTATAAGATACAACACATtacctgaaaaatgttttgaattattGTAATCAActcctgttccttttttaaGCGATTACgtttctcctccagctcttcactcattttaatttttttctgttcttccgtttgtttttctgtcatgATCTGAATttgcagcatcttctgctgtTGAGTTTTTTTTAGTGCTGTTCCATTATTAGGAAAATGAAGTGTTAAGAATTAGTTAGGTGAGCAGTAGAACTACAGGTATACTTTTTTCCTCACAGACTTCCAAGGCACTACAACTGCAATAACCCTAACTTCACAATCCATCTCTTCCCTCCAATGTATCTCAACATTTCTGTTCACACAAGAAGGAACATTTGCTGTGACTCCCTAGCTCCTagcaatacagaaaacaaattcaCATGCTCTCTGCATCTGCATCAGACATGGACCATAATTTGACCATCTGTCCTACACCCTCTCTTTGGTTGTCGCAACTTTTATAGTCAGAGATGTtaaaagtatttcctttctCAAATTTGATCAAAACCAAACTCAGAAGGGAGACTTGGGCATCACCAGTGATTATTACTAGTTTTTTTTATAGTCTAGTCTGAAAACTAGACTGAATTAGAGGCCGTTCACACACTGAAAGAATGTTGACACAACATAGATTTCCTTATTCCTGAAGATACTAGGGATGCTCATTTTTCCCTTGAAAGacagatatttatttaaatatatatttagtgCTTATTCACTACTGTTGTTGTATACACTACTTCCTATGCATGGAACAAACAATAGTTGCTAAAATGGTTGGCAAACCTGGTCATATGACAGTAGGAGCATTCAGAAAATGTATCTACCTTATTAAGTTCTGAAAACTGATTTCACATTTAAATTTGAATGAGTACCACTATATTACAAGTGCTTTGTAAGTAAACCCCCTCCCTTATTCTGCAGACATTTCATAGAGGTACAACCTGAGAAAAGAATCCTTTATGTGTTGCAGAACTGATATCAATTACTACATGATGTTTAGTTTCCTGGAGATCTTAAGactaaataataaaatgctACCACATCCTTCTTTTTTAGCATCTTGCATCTTTCATACTAAACATGTCAGCTCTGTGCTCAAGTAGACAACACACTAACTCATTTTTACAGTACTTACTACCCTTCTCAGAAGCTTTATAACCGTGCTGAGAGTTCTGGTTACTTTGgatgcaaattaattttgctaAAAGGACAACTTTAAAATGAGCTGTATGTACATTCAAATATAAAACTAAATCAAGATAACTAACACACTTACAGagtcttttcattttaatgtcaGTCAACTTCTGTTCCTTCTCACGTAgttgctgagaaagaaaaaaaaaagtatttcctagACTCTTTGCTCcaaaaaacataagaaaatgaTAATTCAATCCACAAAAGCAGTTAAGTGCCATTCTAGAAGCAGACTTTCCTTAAGTCATTGTTGCATGAATTTTAACAGCAGTAGAAACCACACCCTCTGGGCCACTGTTTAGCTTCCTTTGCCTTATGCAATCCTGTCACTTTCAAATCTGCCCATGTTGAGGTTGGTAGACCAACACAACTGCAGCAGTAGAACTGCCACTTACCTGCTGACGTTCAGTCACTTCCTGGCTGAGTATTACAATGtgtttcagcattttcaggATCTCTCTAaggaatgaaacaaaaattacataCCTTAAGACcatgaatattaatttttagataactatttaataattataatgacttttaaataagtatttaatAACATTAAATACTTGAATAAAGGTTTTTTTGATTAAACCAAAAATCCCCAATTCCCCACACCAAAATAAAGCTCTTTCATAGCCTTCTTAtttctccctgcttccctcaTATTTCAGCTAAGTCTGCTTAAAATTTCAAATCATAGAGATTGGAAGCCATCAAGAAAGCCTACCCATCTGAGAATAGCTTACAATTGGAGCTCCTGAATTCAGGCACATGGCATGGACATCATGGAGGTGCAATAGTTTCAGCTGTATTTCTGACAGAAATTAGATGTCTTATATTACACTTCATATTCATGTACCTGCTAATATTGAGCAGGAAATTAAAAGCTAATTTTAAACAGGTTTGAGGCTTTCAGTTCTTTTTCGAAGACATTAAGTTCCTATGCATTACTTAATGAGGGCAGTAAAGCAGAGGCAAAgctttgttttatgttttaaatcTGTAACAACATGCTCAGTTACCATAATTGCAAGCAAGCCATCAATTAAAGACAAAAAGCCCTCTAAAGTACACAGTTCACATTTATGAATAAAAAACTAACTCTGTGATCAATGGGTGGGTAATTCAGATCCCAAATGTAAATCTGCCTTGGGTGTAAGAGATCTGATCATGCTGATTCAAGCCAGGACTGTGTATGAGTCAGTCAAAACTAGAAGAAGGAAGCTTGCTCTTAAAGGAGGTACAATGAAGTAATGTAGAACCCTGTCACGTTGAGCTGCATAAAGTCCATTTCTCTCTAGCCATCCTTTTCCCAAATACACATTACCGTGAGTCACTGTCGTTTTGCTTCAATTTGTTTCTCAAGGCAAGCATAATCTGAATCCTGCAGAGTGTGGAAGAAACATATAACAGATCAGAACTGATGAGAAACGTAGAGAAgcagatttaaataaataacagaaaatattattttcaacGTTATATTTATGTCCACTTTCACATTggaattatataaatataaaatactcGATACCTCTTAAATATCACACTTCTTAAATAATGGGGCTTAAATCTCAGGACAAGCAATGTTTACCCGTGGTTATTTGTGAGACTGACaactcctttctctcttc encodes the following:
- the KGD4 gene encoding alpha-ketoglutarate dehydrogenase component 4 isoform X3, whose amino-acid sequence is MGSKMAAAARVVQVVKPHTPLIKFPDRKSSPRPKSFAIWVSVQESLQASVPSFSASKAQGPGEGSSLAFQTSPVTRVQGTPDTAELARILPQKYRRKLMSNEEIEYIQRGGPE
- the KGD4 gene encoding alpha-ketoglutarate dehydrogenase component 4 isoform X1, with the protein product MAVPGGVVAKDAAGQPAAFFCVVHRGGRSAAFLNPPFLKVKVVKPHTPLIKFPDRKSSPRPKSFAIWVSVQESLQASVPSFSASKAQGPGEGSSLAFQTSPVTRVQGTPDTAELARILPQKYRRKLMSNEEIEYIQRGGPE
- the KGD4 gene encoding alpha-ketoglutarate dehydrogenase component 4 isoform X4, translating into MGSKMAAAARVVQVVKPHTPLIKFPDRKSSPRPKIQESLQASVPSFSASKAQGPGEGSSLAFQTSPVTRVQGTPDTAELARILPQKYRRKLMSNEEIEYIQRGGPE
- the KGD4 gene encoding alpha-ketoglutarate dehydrogenase component 4 isoform X2, which translates into the protein MAVPGGVVAKDAAGQPAAFFCVVHRGGRSAAFLNPPFLKVKVVKPHTPLIKFPDRKSSPRPKIQESLQASVPSFSASKAQGPGEGSSLAFQTSPVTRVQGTPDTAELARILPQKYRRKLMSNEEIEYIQRGGPE
- the CENPH gene encoding centromere protein H isoform X2; the encoded protein is MEALPGEPEKAVRKVDVLMLLRLRDQMKQQLRECSAAADTNQESDLDHVIEEGSTTKDMEKDIEEKKVSFQNKTLALQRIQIMLALRNKLKQNDSDSREILKMLKHIVILSQEVTERQQQLREKEQKLTDIKMKRLSLKKTQQQKMLQIQIMTEKQTEEQKKIKMSEELEEKRNRLKKEQELITIIQNIFQSIIIGSRVNWAEDPSLRAIVLKLEKNVFL
- the CENPH gene encoding centromere protein H isoform X1, whose protein sequence is MEALPGEPEKAVRKVDVLMLLRLRDQMKQQLRECSAAADTNQESDLDHVIEEGRYVKNTTKDMEKDIEEKKVSFQNKTLALQRIQIMLALRNKLKQNDSDSREILKMLKHIVILSQEVTERQQQLREKEQKLTDIKMKRLSLKKTQQQKMLQIQIMTEKQTEEQKKIKMSEELEEKRNRLKKEQELITIIQNIFQSIIIGSRVNWAEDPSLRAIVLKLEKNVFL